A segment of the Candidatus Zixiibacteriota bacterium genome:
CGGAATTCGAATCTCATCGTCCGCGGGTCTTTTTGATAGCCGGGAATCCTTATACATGCCGTCCGATTACCAACCGAGTATGTACCGGCAACAGGAGCTTCAAATCCGGGCACTAATCTCTTGAAAGAATTTGTTGAAGGATTCGATAAAGCGAGAATTGAATCAACGTGCTTTAAAACACCGCCGATATAATACAATCCTATTTCTGAAAACCTGGCGGGACCCTTTTTATCGAAAAATATTGAGCCGTTTTTGTCAGCCAGATACTGATGGACATGGAGCCCGGAACCCGGTTCATTAAATAATGGCTTGGGCATGAAGGTCGCTGATTTATTTAAACGAAAACACTGATTCTTAACAACGTATTTAACCAAAATTGTTTGATCGGCCATTTTCAGGAGAGGTTGAAATTTCACTTCGATTTCATGCTGGCCGCCACCCCCGACTTCATGATGATGATATTTCAGGTCAACGCCTAAATCAGCCAACATTGATGAAATAGTCGAACGGATATTGAAGGTTCTGTCCATCGGGGGAGCGACATGATAACCCTTTTTGTAGGGGATTTTATAACCGAGATTTTCTTCATCCTGAGCGGCGTTCCATTCTGCTTCTTTGGAATCGATATAATAAAAGGCGCTGTCAGGTCCCTGGAAAAAATTTACCTTATCAAAAATATAAAACTCGAATTCAGGACCAATAATCAAATTGGCGCCTTTGACATGCTTTTTCAAATATTTTTCCGCGTCATTGGCTACGCGACGAGGATTACGAGAATAGGGTATCATTTTGTCGCTAATATCGTAAATATCGCATATGAAAGAAATAGTCGGGGTCTCAAAAAACGGATCAATGAATATTGTATCGGTATCCGGCAGGGCAATCATGTCTCCCCGTTCGATTCGTGAGAAGCCCGGCAGCGAACTGCCGTCCACGCCCACTCCGTCAATTAATAATTGACTATCCAGGGATGAAATCGGAAGGGTAATATGATGCCAGCTTCCGGGCAAGTTACAAAATTTTAAATCTATGTATTCTGCCCTATGCGTTTTCGCGTATTTTGATAATTTTTCCAGAGTCACTATAATGGTTCCTTTCAATGCTCATTTAAAAAACGGCGTTCAAAACTAATATTTTTTCAAAAAAACGCAAGAGTAAATCCTGACATCTTTTATGAATAGTCGGTTGAATCAATTACCTGATACTATTATCGGCCATTTGATTTTGTTTGGCCATAGCGGCAAAAAAAACCCCTGAGAGGATCAAGGGATTTTTCTTATTGAGGTGGGGAATATATTACTTCATCAACACCATCTTTCGAGTGGCTTTGAATTGGCCGGAAACGGCACGGTACAAATAAATACCCGACGCGATTTTGTCGCCGTTCTTATCGGTACCGTCCCAAATTACTGATACAATACCGGCTTCGGAATATCCGGAGTATTCCCGGATAATCTGCCCGGCGATATTGTAAACGATAATGCTCCAATCACCCGGCGTTGCCATTGAAAGGCTAATAGATGTCGACGGATTAAAGGGATTCGGATAATTCTGACTTAAGGTGAATATATCCGGAATTTCTTTTATGCTTGTTGTCATCGTACCGCCAAAGAAGTCAGCAATCTCAGCGCCTATCAAAGTTAACGAACCATCGCTCGGAATAGACAATAACGTATTCTCACCGGATTTGATAGATTGCGAACCGATATTATAAATCAATACCCGCAATTGATTGTCTTCAATGTTATAGGCCATATCCATATCTTCGGCGCCATCTCCCAATAAAGGCATGCCGACGTTTCCTGATGCCTCGAATATCAAAAGCGCCGCACCGGCGTTAACCTCAGATTGATATTTGATATCTACTTGATCACCCCGGCGGTGGGATGCGATATTAAACTCGGATGTTACAATCGGCTTTAAAAGCGGATCGGCATCGCCGGTAATAATGCGGACAAGGTATACCAGGTCGGCGACCGTCAGAGATACTCCATCGGCGTTGACGTCAGATGCGGCGATAGAAGCCTCAACATGATTGCCAAAAGCGGACAAACCGCTTATAAAGTAATTGGTTAGCATGACCGCATCGGCGACTTCGTTGGGAAGTCCGTTCATATTGATATCACCGCGGTCGTCAATTGAATCCGAACAGACGATATCGATTCCGCCGTATACGAAATCGGCGCATCTGATCGGCGGAACTTTGCCGTCATTTCCGCACCAATCAGGGGTGCCAGTGAACGGGATACGATCATTTTCGGGATAATTGAGATCATCGAGCTCATTCCAGATGAGATTGCCTTCAAAGTCATAAATCTTACTGCCGATGATCATGCTATCTCCGGAGATATTCGACAAGGCGTTATCGCCGCAATCATCCCAGAAGAATTTAATCGGGGAATACATGCAGTTAAAGGTGCGGTCATTGGATACGTAGAAAGTTAACACGGCCAATTGCCACGGATCAGCCGTTGGCGCCCCGAAGCAGTCGGGATGCAGGGCGCCGTTGTTTGTCTCCGCCAGACCAATTATCCTGAGAAGTCCGGACGGACAGGAACCTCCACAATTGCCTCTGGAACCGAATCGATATGAGAAATGCTCCCAACCACAATACTGCAGTAATTCTCCCGCTTCGGCATTAACGAATGAAAGAGCAGACGCATCATAATACATTAACAAATCAAAACCGGCCAGATCAAAGTTTCCATTTTCTATCGTGACCTCAACATCAGCGTAATGACCCTGCAGTGTATTATGAGTCTTTTCAATTTTAACTATTGGACATTCATACAATTCTTCGACAGTAACCACCGTTACGCAAGTTGCTGATTGCCCGCAAGCGTCGGTGGCCGTTAATTCGATAAAATTATCACCCCAGACCGGATCGAAACACACCGTACCGTCAATAATAGTTCCATTTTCACCATTTACCAAAATCTGGCAAATGGATAGATTG
Coding sequences within it:
- the glnA gene encoding type I glutamate--ammonia ligase codes for the protein MTLEKLSKYAKTHRAEYIDLKFCNLPGSWHHITLPISSLDSQLLIDGVGVDGSSLPGFSRIERGDMIALPDTDTIFIDPFFETPTISFICDIYDISDKMIPYSRNPRRVANDAEKYLKKHVKGANLIIGPEFEFYIFDKVNFFQGPDSAFYYIDSKEAEWNAAQDEENLGYKIPYKKGYHVAPPMDRTFNIRSTISSMLADLGVDLKYHHHEVGGGGQHEIEVKFQPLLKMADQTILVKYVVKNQCFRLNKSATFMPKPLFNEPGSGLHVHQYLADKNGSIFFDKKGPARFSEIGLYYIGGVLKHVDSILALSNPSTNSFKRLVPGFEAPVAGTYSVGNRTACIRIPGYQKDPRTMRFEFRPPDGTMNAYLAYSAMLMAGIDGIRNKIDPGLPLDKNLDEMPADELSQIHQLPTSLTKALNALEKDHDYLMEGGVFTEDLLRTWIELKSKEIDQIRIRPTPYEFEVYYNS